Sequence from the Flavobacterium lindanitolerans genome:
ACAGCATTATTCTGTTAGACAGCTTTGACGGAAAACTGGTATTTAGAAATCAGACCGAATTGGCAAATTAATAATTGAGATTACTAAAATAAAAAAAGCCTAACCAAGTTTTTGGTTAGGCTTTTTTGCAGAAAAGAATTTTCGCTATTAACGTGTGCTTCTCTGCGGATAATATTGCCTTACGGTACGGATTCCATAATGCTTCCTTCTTCCGAAACTTCGTTTTTTTCTGAAAAAGCTAATAATGCAATATCCATTTACAATAAAAGAGCAAATAAAAAGCAATATGAAACCTCCTTTGAGCAATAGGCTGGCCATTTCTGAAGAATTATCAGCAAATCTTCCGGGTAGTGCATAACCCGAAATCAGCAGGCCAACTGTTGAGATGGCAAAGGTTAAACGATTCATATTAAATTAAGTTTATAGTTTGGTGGCAAATTATCAAACAGCAGCTCTCAAATATTCATATTCAAATTCCTCATGGTGGTCATAAGCAATTTCCAGAATATCAATCTCGTTGTAAGCTACTTCCCCGTCAGTGTCCTCTATGACACATATACCCAAAACCTCAAAAGGTCTTTCAATTTGCATATTATTACTAACAATATATTCCATTGCCAGCTCGTCAAAATTTTTAGGATGTAGTACAAGCATTACACTATCCGTTAATTCGTTTTCAATGATAAATTCTTTGATGCCCAATAATGTGATTAGATTTTTCATAATGCTTTGTTTTGGTTAGGTTAGTAATTATTTTAGGTTGGTATGTTTACAAATTTGGCTTTTTTATATTTACCAACACCTTCAACAAGTATTAAATTTTACGCAAAAAACCATTAAAATAATGTTAAAAACGTAGCAAAAACCTTAATTTTTATACTATAAAATTTATGTTTATATAATTACCATTTTTAACAATTCTGAAAACAACTTTTGCACTTAAAAAACAATCAAAAAAAGATTCTTAATAATCCCAAATCTTTAAACATCACCATTGCGAAAAATTGATGCCGGTTGTTATTTCCTTTTTTTCTAAAATATTGATTTTTAATAGGCAAGAAAAATAATACAAAAAAAGATGTTAAAATTCATAGCAAAAAAGCAACCTTTTCATTTTACTACATCTTTAAGAAAAAACAATTTAAAATTTTTAACTATGAAAAAGTTTGCATTAAAAACAATGGCGTTAGTTTTGTTCGTTTCGACGGCTCTTACTTCTTGCAGTAACGATGACGATTCTAAAAGCAACAACCAAACCACACAAAAAGAATTTACAACAGCAGTTACCGGTCCTACAACTGGAGCTAAGAATCAGGAAATCACTTTAACGGTGACCCACGTTGTTGATAATAATTGTGGTGTGTTCAACAGATTTGTAGAATCTACAAGCGGAAATACAAAAACTGTTGAGGTAGAAGTAAAATACACCGGAACAAACTGCGGAACAACTCCTTCAACCAAAACTCAACCGTACAAGTTTACTGTTAGCCAAAATGGTACTTACGTGTTTAAGTTCAAAAAAAGCGCAACAGAATTTATTACGCACAGCGTTGTAATTCAATAATTCCGTTTCAAAAAAAATTGTAAAACACCAGCCTGCACGCTGGTGTTTTTTTATTCTATTTTTGCCATATATCATCTTAAATCAAATCCGTATGAACATTGTTCTACAAAATAAAGAGCTAAAGGCTACCATCAATACAAAAGGGGCTGAATTAATTTCATTAAAGAGAAACGCTAAAGAATATATATGGGAAGGAAATCCTAACTTTTGGGACAAGCACTCTCCTATTTTATTTCCTATTGTAGGTACACTAAAAGAGGGGCAATATAACTATGAAAATAAGTCGTATCAATTATCAAGACATGGATTTGCGAGAGATAATGTGTTCTGTGTGGAGGAAACCTTTAAAAATAAAGCTGTATTTTCCTTTCGTTCGTCTGAAGAAACAGCAAAATACTATCCTTTTGATTTTGAATTAAAGATAATTTACACTCTGGAAGAGAATTATCTTACTATCAAATATGAAGTTACCAATAATGGCAATACAAAAATGCCTTTCTCCATAGGCGGTCATCCTGCCTTTGCGCTAACTGATACTTTTGAAAATTACTCGCTTCTTTTTGAAAATGATGAGTCGCTTACTTGCTATTCTTTAGAAAACAATTTGCTTTCTGAACGTACCACTGTATTAAAACTATCAGATCACAAACTGCCTCTGTCCTATTCTCTATTTGAAGAAGATGCCTTGATAATTAAAAAACTGGAATCGAAAAAAATCCAAATACTCAAAAACGGCAAGCCTTACGTGGAAATCTCTCTGTACGATTTCCCAAATCTTGGAATCTGGACAAAAAACAATGCGCCTTTTATCTGTTTGGAGCCTTGGCATGGCTATTCAGACTCTATAAAAAGTACGGGGAATTTATTTGAAAAAGAAGGAATACTAATTCTTTCTGCAAAAGAAACATTTGAAACCTCTTTCAGAATAAAAATCTAATTTCTTAACCTAAAAAAGCAATTGTGAATAGGCATACACAACATTATCCTTGCTACATTTGCAAAAATTGATTTCATTAAAAATGAAAAAATACTTATCGCTGTTGTTCCTTGCAAGCACATTCTTTTCTTACGGCCAAACCTATGTAAAATTTAACGGTGCCTCAGCTTTGGCGCTTATCCCCAATATAGGCGTGGAAACCAGCATCGGGAAAAAAATGACTTTCCAATTTGATGCAACAGCTTCATTTTGGGAATCTGTAAACGGTGCCCCATTCAAAGCACTAATCATAACACCCGAAGTACGTTATCACTTTAATGAAAAAAATAACGGGTTTTATGTCGGAGC
This genomic interval carries:
- a CDS encoding aldose 1-epimerase family protein: MNIVLQNKELKATINTKGAELISLKRNAKEYIWEGNPNFWDKHSPILFPIVGTLKEGQYNYENKSYQLSRHGFARDNVFCVEETFKNKAVFSFRSSEETAKYYPFDFELKIIYTLEENYLTIKYEVTNNGNTKMPFSIGGHPAFALTDTFENYSLLFENDESLTCYSLENNLLSERTTVLKLSDHKLPLSYSLFEEDALIIKKLESKKIQILKNGKPYVEISLYDFPNLGIWTKNNAPFICLEPWHGYSDSIKSTGNLFEKEGILILSAKETFETSFRIKI